The DNA sequence ATGAGAAGTCACAGCGGCCACTGGATTTTGAAAACAATGGTCTCATCTGGTATCCCCCTCCGCCTGATGATGAGAATGATGAGGCAGAGTGTAATATCTTTTCttatgatgatgaagatgatgatattgGAGATTCCGGTGCTGTGTTTTCATCAAGCAGTAGCCTTTCGAGCATGTTTCCTGCAAAGGAGAAACAGAATGAGGGTAACAAGGAACCACTTAGAGCTGTGGTACATGGGCATTTTAGAGCTCTTGTATCACAACTGTTACAAGGTGAGGGTTTCATGGATAAAGGGGATGGAGATGAGGACTGGCTTGACATAGTTACAACAATTGCATGGCAAGCAGCAAATTTTGTTAAACCAGATACAAGCAGAGGAGGCAGTATGGATCCTGGTGATTATGTGAAAGTTAAATGTATTGCATCAGGAAGTCCAAGTGACAGGTATATTTtccttgaaattttatttgacgtTTTGCATATCTCTGTGATAGTGACAGGTTTATATctttaattaaaacattttGGATTTGTGCAGTACCCttataaaaggagtagtttgtACAAAGAATATAAAGCATAAGCGCATGACCTCACAGTACAAAAATCCTAGATTACTTATTTTAGGGGGAGCACTTGAGTATCAGAAAATTCCGAACAAGTTGGCATCTTTCGACACATTACTGCATCAggtttgtttttctcctttccaATTCAAcaggtttctctctctctctctctctctctctcagagaaTTGATGACAATTTTTTGTAACATTAAATTCCTTATAACTGATatatttcttacttttttttgGACAGGAAAACGATCATCTTAGGATGATTATCTCAAAGATAGAGGCTCTTCACCCCAATGTTCTGCTGGTAGAAAAAAGTGTATCTTCGTATGCTCAAGACTACCTGCTGGAAAAGGAAATATCGTTAGTATTGAATGTTAAAAGGTCATTACTGGAGCGTATAGCACAATGTACTGGTGCACTTATTACTCCATCAATTGACGATATCCCTAAGACTCGTTTGGGGCATTGTGAGCTGTTCCGGTTAGAAAAAATTTCTGAACAGCATGAGCCAGCCAATCAGTTTAACAAGAAACCAGTGAAAACCCTGATGTTTTTCGAAGGGTGTCCAAGGCGTCTTTGCTGCACAGTAATGTTTTCCATATACAGcattttgttatttcttttacaGTTCGAGTTTCTGCTGTTTGTTTAATTGTGCTCCTTGCAATTTATTCATAATCTACATTCTGATAAAGCATATAAGGTATTTAGTGCCTGGTGGGGTGATCTCTTATCTTGTCAGTTTCTGTTGTAGGTTCTGCTGAAGGGTGCTTGTGTTGAAGAACTAAAGAAGATCAAGCATGTTGTCCAGTATGCAGTGTTTGCAGCTTACCATTTATCCCTTGAAACTTCCTTCCTTGCTGATGAGGGTGCTACTCTGCCCAAGACGACTCTGAGACACCCAGTTACTATACCAGACAGGACAACAGCTGATGCGAATTCAGTAATCCCTAATTCCCTTGCTTTGAGCAATTCCCAGGCTGTACCTTTTACTTCTGTTCAAGATGATAATATTTTGGGTCTGAAGCCGGAAATTGAAGGATTAGAGTCTTTGCCCGGACATCTTTATCATGGACTTGATTTTCCTGTGTCTTATGGTGACTCTGTGGTTGGAACTACATCTTCTGATGCTTATACTGATGATATAGGAAATAATGTGATTTTGGGATCCTCGTATCAATACAAGGATATAAATGGGATCACAGTCCATTCTTCTGAAACAAAAGACCTTTCCCAACCAGAGTTGCAAGAAAGCTTGCCTCATGACTGGAGTCAGCATGAGGATAATGAGTTGATAAACTCTGAAAGGATTGATCACAATCAAGTTTCAAGTGAGTACTTCTCTTCTGCTGACACTCATCAGAGCATATTGGTATCCTTTTCAAGTTATTGTGTACTGAAAGGAACTGTTTGTGAACGCTCCCAACTTCTGCGCATAAAATTCTATGGTTGCTTTGATAAGCCACTGGGCAGATATCTTCGTGATGACCTATTTGATCAGGTGATTCGTTGTTACTTTACTGCATCCCTCCTTAATTTGCTTTGCTGACTATGAAATGGAATTAAAGTTAATAATAAGGTTTGTAATTGACAGACATCTTCCTGTCGGACTTGTAAAGAGACAGCCGAGTCTCATCTTCTATGTTACACCCATCAGCAAGGAAACCTTACCATTAATGTTAGACGCCTTCCTTCACTAAAGCTACCTGGGGAGAGAGATGGTAAAATATGGATGTGGCACCGGTGTCTAAGGTGTGCCCATATTGATGGAGTTCCACCAGCAACACGTAGAGTAGTCATGTCAGATGCTGCCTGGGGGCTTTCTTTTGGAAAGTTCTTGGAACTGAGCTTTTCAAATCATGCAACTGCGAATCGTGTTGCTACTTGTGGCCATTCATTACAACGGGATTGTCTTCGTTACTATGGGTAAGTACTAATAGATTTGGAGTGTTATTACTTTTAGTGTACTAAATGATCTTATTTTGAAAAAATGACTTGTATTACAGGTTTGGAAGCATGGTTGCGTTCTTCCGATATTCCGCGATTGATATTCTTTCTGTCCATTTGCCCCCTTCAGTGCTTGAATTCAATGGCCAAGTCCAACCAGAGTGGATAAGAAAAGAGGCAACAGAGGTGCTTTTAAGAATTTTAATCTAATTCTTGAATAATCTCTTGATGGGTGGTGAATGATGAACAAGTTTTGTAACTGCTGGTTATGAGATTTCAATTCTAATAACCTGGATTGTTTTGCAGCTTATGGGAAAAATGGAAACCATATATGCAGAGATATCTGATGTACTCGACTGCATGGAGGAGAAAAATAGATCTTTTGGATGTGAAATGTCAGGTACAATTGAATTACAGCACCACATCTTGGAGCTGAAAGATCTGCTTAAGAAGGAAAGAAATGACTACATTGTAAGTGCAAAATTGAGTATCGCATGTGACTATGATTGGTATCACATGTTTCCTGGTCCATGGTTCATGTTTACCCTTTGTGGAATCTTTGTTTTCCTAATCTAGTCTACTTGCTTTTTCAATAGGGTTTTCTGCAACCTGCTTTTGTGGAGACTTCTGAACCAGGACAAATGCCTGTTGTAGACGTTCTGGAGCTAAATCGCTTGAGACGTTCTCTTTTAATTGGTTCTCATGTTTGGGATCGCCAGCTATATTCATTGGACTCACTGCTTAAAAGGACTCCTGTTTCCATGGCTACTGATGAGGATGTATCTTTTGCCCACCTGCAAGAGTTGATAAGTGATCCATCTGGTAAGGATGTCAGTCTTGACTATGGCCATGAAGATCATGTGTCTGAGTCTTCAAAATTCCAAGTGCCTCCCGGCAATGATCTACCAACAGATAAAGAACCTAATGTACCACCACTTGAACCTTCTGAAGACGTATCCCACCATTATAGCCGAGACGACGAGATGCATTCAGATAAGGAAATTGTTAATAAGACATCCTGCAAAGGCTTTTCCTCCCTTAAATCTACACTGTCTGAGAGAATAGATTCTGCATGGACTGGGACTGATCAACTTGTGGTGAAAGCTCAACCACTTGGTACATCACATTTGACTGAAGTTCAAGCTCGTGCTGTCAAGCATACTAGTCAAAATGATGATCCCCCTCTTAGGAGGCTAATGTCGCCAGTGAGAGTTCACTCTTTTGATTCTGCCCTAAGATTCCGAGACAGGATTAGGAAGGGATTGCCCCCTTCTTCATTGCATTTGTCGACGCTTAGATCATTCCACGCGTCTGGAGATTACAGGAGTATGGTGAGAGATCCTGTTTCTAGTGTAAGAAGGACTCTTTCCCAGGCATTGCCACGCGAGGCACAAAAGTTGGATTCAATACTCAATTCCACACCCTCATTTGTCTCCTCTGCATCTCAAATAGCTGATGGGGTTCGGTTGCTGCTTTCCCAGACAAGCAGCAATGACATAGTCGTTGGTGTTTATGATAGCGAACCCACTAGCATAATCTCATATGCCCTTAGTTCCAAGGATTATGAGGACTGGGTTGCTGATAATTTGAACGAGCATCAGGCAGGCTGGAGTATTCATGAAAGCTTTAAAGAAGATTCTGCAGCTTCTATCTTTTCACCCTGGCAGTCTTTTGGCTCTATGGACTTGGATTACATCCATTATGGAAATTATGGATCTGAAGATGCTTCAGGTTCCATGGGCAACCTGTTTGCAGATGCCAAAAGATCTCCACATTTGAGGATATCTTTCGGGGACGAGTCCTCAAATGGGGTAGGAAAAGTGAGATTTTCTGTGACTTGTTATTTTGCAAAGCAGTTTGACTCTTTTAGGAAAAAGTGCTGCCCCAGTGAAGTGGATTTTGTACGATCTTTGAGCCGCTGCCAGAGGTGGAGTGCACAAGGGGGAAAGAGCAATGTATATTTTGCTAAATCTCTGGATGATAGATTCATCATAAAACAAGTCACAAAGACGGAATTGGAATCCTTTCAGGAATATGCACCTGagtattttaattatttgacAGATTCCCTTAACTCAGGAAGTCCAACTTGTCTTGCCAAGGTTCTTGGTATGTATCAGGTAAGGCTTCTTCTCTGattctttatttttatatttttttactcTGTTTCATTGTTATGTTATGTCTGTGCGGGTCAGTAGTGAGTAGTAGCTTAAATATTCGTGTGATCGTATTATACTGGTGTATTGGCAGGTCACTGTTAAACAGCTGAAAGGTGGGAAGGAAACTaaaatggatttgatggtgATGGAGAACCTTTTCTTCAAAAGAAACATTTCAAGGGTATATGATCTCAAGGGGTCTACTCGATCCCGTTATAATTCTGATACAACAGGGGTAGACAAGGTACTGTTAGATATGAATTTGTTGGAATCATTACGTACACAACCCATATTTCTTGGAAGCAAAGCAAAGAGAAGCCTGGAGAGAGCTGTTTGGAATGATACGTCCTTTTTAGCGGTATGCCTTCACCCCCTTCCCTTTTGCTTGCCTTCAGTTTTAGATGTTAATCTCAAGATAGTTAAAACAAATTTTCTTCATGTTGCATCTATTCGATTCAATTTCTTCAGTGACACTTATTTACAAAGTTTATTCGGCTCTATTATGAACGTTATAGCTATTAATTTCTGCCAATGCCTCTCCAGTCTGTTGATGTAATGGACTACTCGCTGCTCGTCGGGGTGGACGATGAGCGGAAGGAGCTGGTTTTGGGGATCATAGATTTCATGAGACAATATACATGGGACAAGCATTTGGAGACATGGGTAAAGGCATCCGGAATACTTGGAGGCCCGAAGAATGCTGCTCCGACCATTATTTCCCCGAAGCAATACAAGAAACGATTCAGGAAGGCGATGACTGCTTATTTTCTCACCGTGCCTGATCAATGGTCGTCATGAACTGTTCGTACTTCGCATCAAGCTGCATTTTTTCGCGTTCACAGAAGATGTGTTCACTAATAAGTTTTATAGGGGAATTATTATTTCTGATACACAGAGAGGAGGGAAACCCCTCcatcttcgtcttcttcttcccctttcTTTTGTACATGGGGTAGAGTTAAATTAACCCACATGAGATTTGTTACCTCTGTAATTGTGAAGAGTTGGTAACTCTTCTTATTTTCTGTCATAGTTACCAACAATGTAGGATTAGCCATGTGATGTAACAGACAAATGTAAATTAAATAGGAAAGGGATCCTTTCTTCTAATCCTCCAAATCAGAAAATTTGTGTCGTTGAaaattgatccaacggttacaaacaggagTTCACGTTAAAAGTTATATTAACTTCaggtgttggatcaaattttaacggtACGAATTATCTAATTCGGTGATTATGTGGAAGGGATCCCTTTCCAATTAAATATTTGATCGATGGATTTTCTGTCCACGTGCTTCATCAGCAAAatatcaatttttatttattagtcTCTTGAATTATAATGCTCTGAGCACGTGCATCTCTACTTAAAGATTGGTGGATGAAATTCCTTGAGCACATGTGTATTGTGATATTTGGAAAATACTTTTCGTATAAAGAAATTCTTTAATATTTTGATGCCAAATTATTCGGCTTAACAAGTTTGCTCGTTACTGCATGTGGTGGTTCAATATAATAGTGAATATGGTGTTGATTTTCATTCATGCGTTTGAAGCAGCACCtttcataattttttgtaataatTTCCAACTCTcctcattttttaataataataaattgaaaaaaaaaagtttacttGGTACCTATTGTGAGAAATATGAGATAAGTTCATAAAGGTTACGAAGATTATGATTTCACAAAACCGTTCGTGAGTGCAGATATAAGTTAAATCAGTTAGTTAGgactcaaagaaacaagaagatAAAAAGTTTGACTATAATTTATGTATAGTTATACAGTATAAATAACTAACTACACATGCTTAAAGATAATCCTCAATCAATTCCTCAAAAGTGCGGTTGATGGGACTGCGCAGACTGAAGTAGAGTTACCGGCTACAGGCGCTGCTCATCTCTACTGGTTAAGACCTCTCCTTCATTAGCTGGTCGGAAACTCACTCGTTTCTGCAGGATCAAATACAAGAATACTAGTAAAGAATATTTCAACATATTTCTCTTAACTATTCTAAAACAATAATTTAGACATAAACATTTGTGTACAAATTAGATTATCGTCACTAGTACTATGatttagtggtattcttctCCACTAATAAATCTAAGGTCTCAAGTTGTACTCCCATAAATGACTTCGATGTCTAATTATGGCTGACCTATTTTGTAAGacttagacctagtttgggagtgaggtgcttaaaaaaaaagcacctatgaacAAAAGCTGTTAGAgttttaagtgtttggtaaactgaaaaaaaaaggcttattttggaagctactgtgagaataagctgaaatcaaaggaaaaagctgaagctgctatttgcagctttggaaaactggctttttttcaaagcacacggggctacagtgctcctttaatgaaaagacccactatcagactgcttttttttttttccaaaagcacttttacaaaaaagtttaccaaacgctctgctgatttatttcacagccgcttattctcacagcacaaccacttattctcacagcagttttttttcaaagcacagcaataccaaaccagcccttagtccATATCTTCTCgctcaatattaaaaaatacattaaAATTTTAGTATAAGTTCATATATCTCTGTTTATAGCTGTAAACATTTCGATTTGAAACATGTTTAGATGGAAACAGAGCGGTAATTAAGTTGTAAACTATTTGGTCAGTGTGAAAAGCTTGACTATCTACGCATATTTCCAAAATCGCCCAAACCTTGTAAAATAACTAACACCATGACTTGAACAGATTTGGCTACCGTTTTTACCAATCTGTCGGTACGAAAATTGAGTAAGAGGGTCAGCAGATGAGATCCCAAATCATGATAGCTTTGTCAACTGTGGAAATATTTCACTCTGAACATGAAGGGTAGGTGCAAATTAAGGTAAGATTTGGCTTATGCTTGAAATGCATAATGCTACCTAAGTTCTATGGGGAAGGTTGAAGAATTGGGTATAACGAGTTCAACTATATGATATTACTAATTCATGTATTATGATATAGGTGGATAATATGGCTCACGTATAATTGATATAGAGTATagtattaaaaataatttcactACTTATAATTAACAAGTGATCAGTTAATAGTATTACGTGACGGTATGACTGTCAAACTGAAAAACTTATTTACGGAAGGGTTGAGCTTTGAGCTCATACCAAGTCTTAAAGGAAGTCGTCCCTTAAATCCAGTACCTAAAATTGACTTAATATTAAAATTACTCAGTTGGGTGTACCAACATTTCTATGCGTTAGGTTCAAGCAACCAACCTAAACCAGAAATGTCAAACACCACCACTCAACATGGCACAAAAACAGGATCTATGTCTCTCAGAAACCCTACCTGAATCCGATCACGCCCCTTGATTCCTTGCGACCCAAGCAATCTTCCTCCATCCTTCCAATGCATTTGCGGGTTCAAACCCAAACCTTGATCATTGCCCTTCACGTTGTTGGTGTTCACCATGCAAAGATCCATAATCTGCTGAGCTGCCTCCCCGTCGTCTCTACTTTGCCGCATCAATTTCTCCACTTCTGCCCTCGGAAGCCTCATCCTCACGCGCACCGCCCCATTCGCCTCCTCCTCGGGCACAATGCTTGCTGTCGATGCCGATGATTTCATAACCGAAAGGTCCGAAACCGACCTCCGAGAGAGCATTAGGCTCTCGAGCCTGTCCTTAGCACTCATGTTTATTCCCGATCGAACCCTTCTCTGAAAACTCTCTTTTTTCACATCAACCTTTGGCAACTCCACGAGAAAATACAACCTGTTTGGCTCAAGCTGTTCGTGGGGTTCCAACGGCTTTGCCCGAACCCCGAAATGCTTCACCTCCGATGATTTTAGCAAAACATGACCTGGGAAATCCCTGACAACCTCACCGGCTTGCACTGGTGTCTTCAACTTGAATGCCTCTCCATTAACTTGCATAACTTTTGCACGTTTTTTGCCTCCCAAGCTGTTTCCCATAGCTATAGCTCACTGACCAATTAATTTTGGATTCTGTTTCTggtatgatatatatatatatatatatatattcggatTCTCTGAACAAGAAcgcttgtttttttatttttggatcgATAACTAATGTTTTGAATTGGCCTTTTATCATATGCCAAAAGCCTAAAGCTCTCACGATGGTGGGAACAAGAAAGAGACGTTGTTTTAAGGGCAGTAGTTGTTGTAAAACGactaattttagggttttgactTTTTATTGGTCAATAACTTTAGGATTTTGACTATGGCATAAAGTACGTATAGTTTCACTTTCGAtcctaaatttctaatttttgttaGTATATCAATATTTTCACATTAAGAGGAGGGAGAGTTCGCCTAAGTCACACAATGAGCAGCttaatttgatattaaattcGCCAATCATGAGATTCGAACATAGAATCTTTCATTTttaagtgaaaaggaatatcacCAGACCATAATGTTAAGTTGGTTAATTGTCACCCATGGAGTTTATGCTTTTTAGATATATTTTCAACGACCTTATATTccaaattttagaaaataatgttGGCCAAAAACTGTGATGTGTGGAACAAAGGTGAttgcataatcatattttgttcttatttccAAAGGTAAACAGTACACGATAATCACGGTGCAAattaacttaaattttttttctttggagtCCATTGAAATGATCATGTGAAAAGTTGATTACGGAAAATCGTGTTAGGAAAACGTGATTTCATCGCCATCGGACTATAATCCTTGATTAAGCTCgtgatgatttgtttttgtcAAATTAACGAAGTcattaaaaactaaaacattTCTACTAATCATGTGTAGAGATACGAATTcatcaaaattataaaaacaacaATCGAAAAAGTCAAAATTAAAGCGAACTTACCACAAACAACTGAAATATCGGTATTATCACCTAAAACTAGCCTAATCCGTAATAAGATCATGCAACCTAGAACAACAAAAACACGAAATTAAACCATACGCCTAAATCATGACTAGCACTAGGAACCAATCCTGGCTCGAATAGAACTCACCACATCTTACAATGAACTTGTAGGGTAGATCAGGAGATCAGTAATCAGTGATTAAGCTCATTTGCGTGATGTGGCCTAGTAGTCTAATACCGTGTCCAAAATGATGGTCCATTCATCAACTTGGAAGCAATTAGTAATCTCCAACAAGTTATCTAAGACGAGGAAATGTTGAAACTCCACTCCACTGACACAGAAAGCTAATCTTCCTGCAGCTTCGTATATATCTGATTGCATGCGGTTTCTTTTCTAATTCAAATTCCACATGCAGAAAGGTTGCTACGTACGTACGTATTTCAACTGCCATTATCCATCCgatttggaatttggaaatAATCACGCAATTATTTGTAGGAAAGAAAACTGCCTGGAAATGTAGAACATGGGAAAATTAAACTACATTGACAAGTCAAGCTTCAAAGGAGCATGTGCCTTCTTTCTGTTCATAGTTTTAATATAATTGGTCAGAGGCTTCTATTCTATATATCCATGTATTTTTGAAATTTGCAGTTAACTTATCATTACAAACcccttattattaaaaataacaacaaaaaaataattgtcgGCAGAAGGCagatatttttttcctttttattagaATGGACCAAGCCCAACAATACTTTATGGCCGAGAATGTTGAACGGTCAAGCATCAACGCATGCAAAAATTGAGTGTGgtggagatgagaatgcttcgtttTTTTGCTGTGTGGGTCATGAGAAAGAACATGATTAAGAACGAGGTAAAGTAAGAGTAGCCACAATTAAAGATAAGACGAGTGAAAATTGGTTAAGGTGGTTTGAGCATGTAAAATGAAGACCTACCTATACTCTGGTTAGAAAGTGTAATTATGAGACATAGGCTAAAGGGAAAAATGGTACATAAAGACCAAGGAAAACTTGGATTTAGACTTCAAGAAAAGACATGAAGTATTTGTTGTATTCGAATGAAACATAAAGCTTAGGTAGGACTGAACACCTTCACTACTTTGTACATGTTTAATATACAtattaattcaaaaaaaaaagttattagcTCTCGCATCAGTCTAAAATAGTCATCCGTTGCTAttccctttcttaattttcgatTGAAGAAAAACTTAAGAGAAGGACAGGCTAATAATGGTCAAGTGTTAagaacaattttcttttaaaagttATGAATTTAGACCGACCGAAACAAAAAGACCAAAAAGGAAAAGTAGAGAGTAGAAAAGTCACGTAACTGTTGGATTTTCGTTTTTATAATGTAGGGATTGGTATTGTTTTTTGGGCACAAAGTGGACTAGTTTGGTCACATTGATTCATGTTCATGCTTTATAGTTCAGACCGGATTAATCGAACAAAAGGTGCTAAAATACAATTTTAgtaagaaaaaaagagaggaagttttaacgaaactctttcggtactgttcacttctaacgaaaaaccacatttctaTATTtctttggtactattcattacacatttatttgttttttttcattaaaactaaagttttttgaactttttattagttttcctaaaaaaaaaaagaaaaatgaatgaaaatggtttgaaaaccttgagttttaaggataagaacaaaataaagggtaaagtgaataatatcatgattgattttttagtgtaaaaatgtaattttttgttaaaataaacagtacacAAACTTTTCGCTaaaattctattaaaaaaaaaagggggttgTGGACCATCTAATAAACGTGCTTTATGACTTCCAAGAACTACTGCTCTAACCAACCATCCGTCCACAACAAGGCAACGAAGAAAACAAGGGATTCGGCTTAATATAAAATGTGTGTTCGTTAATTTGTTGTTTTGTGGAGGTTAATATGTTGTCTTCCGAGAAGTTAAGGCAAAgagaatttttgatatgtcaaTTTTTAAGTGGAATGTTATGCAATTAAATTTAAAGGTAAAACAACTCCAATTAATATGTTAATCTTACATAAATTGACATCATAATTTTTTGGGTAAATCGCTAAAATGATCTCTgatatttgcataactcatcagtttggtccctgagattccaaatcgataaaagtggtccctgagattgtccaccatccatcattttggtcattccgttaaaaactccgttaagtgtcccggagcttttgaccgaaagtttgggcaattttcaaaacttcgtaactcaatcgtttcttaacaaaatttgacccataatatatcaaaatgaagatagaaaagtgtagaataagattgtACCATTTCAAAGTCCAATggtgccggagatggccggaaaatagcctcaaagttgactggtccgagtgaaaacttgaaaactcgccagaaactgggtaaactttaaacgttcataacttcttcaatactcaacgaaatcaagtgattcaaaacccaaaatcatacttctcgacgagatgaagagaatgatatattttttatgGCTAACgcaccgtggtttggccggaaaaccgttcgaaagtggctaacttgagaccaagacagccactttcgagccgttttccggccaaaccatggtGATTTATCCataaaaaaggtaccattctctttttctcttcgaGAAGTATGAtattcgtttttgaatcacttgatttcgttgagtattgaagaagttatgaacgtttaaagtttatccagtttccggcgagttttcaagttttcactcggaccagtcaactttgaggctattttacggccatctccagcaaccattgggctttgaaataggtataatcttattctacactttcctatcttcattttgatatattatgggtcgaattggttaagaaacgattgagttacgaaactttgaaaattgcccaaacttctggctaagagctccgggacacttaatggagtttttaacggaatgaccaaaatgatggatggtggacaatctcagggaccactttggCGATTTACCCTAATTGTTTTGCTGTAAATCTTGACATATGAAAAAATGTGATGTTTGTTAATTTTCTAATTGTTTTGTTGTGTGGGTTTCGTTACTGCACCAATTAtaaatcatgaaatttttttttaattgatttctttttaaaaatggGTACTACAAATATTGttataacaaacaaaaaatatagtGAAGGAAGAGAAAATATGACATTGCCATATCAGccatcaaattaacatttgatatttatctttttttatttactaattttttactattattagagggagaaagagagttcgaaactattataataatttagggCGCTTAATTGGATTAATGGTCCCTATCGATATAGGGTAGTTAGAAGATAGGCCTTGTGgtaaaaattaggatttaagcccAAGTTCGTTAGGATTTAAGCTCAAAAGTAAAAATTTCGTCAACACTCCATTAATTGTTAGCACATGAGGCTCACATGTGAGGCTAAAAAGATAAAGTTAGCTCACATGTGAGCTACAACGTCATTTGtactattataataatttagggCGCTTAGTTGGATTAATGGTCCCTATCAATATAGGGTAGTTAGAAGTTAGCCCTTGTGATAAAAATTAGGCTTACAACATCATTTGTACTG is a window from the Malus domestica chromosome 16, GDT2T_hap1 genome containing:
- the LOC103402606 gene encoding LOW QUALITY PROTEIN: putative 1-phosphatidylinositol-3-phosphate 5-kinase FAB1C (The sequence of the model RefSeq protein was modified relative to this genomic sequence to represent the inferred CDS: inserted 2 bases in 1 codon) → MGIPDRSLLDLIDKVRSSISGGASDSRCLSSVFDIXSNGCKMCCDCNTNTTGIGSRYHCQSCGRWICGKCIQGSEWDSIKSNDEVGGSTIKYCKFCSLAGLRKEGGRNNSEKVHPSASPQENPEPPSPCCSGETVKCSVDNDESIHGDHFSKILEAHDCSYSPHAVRSMTSLSSHPSPISVHHSISRSDEEEAEDSGKNFCSPLSEYCDDNSDIDLSSVSSRKEFFRSRSLGSHHFDCPSRIYYTSSRVGHSVQQGQEGIPVSQNDGPFGQQNKAVFKRPERGSRDPDITDDCSDDPSVIRSQYEKSQRPLDFENNGLIWYPPPPDDENDEAECNIFSYDDEDDDIGDSGAVFSSSSSLSSMFPAKEKQNEGNKEPLRAVVHGHFRALVSQLLQGEGFMDKGDGDEDWLDIVTTIAWQAANFVKPDTSRGGSMDPGDYVKVKCIASGSPSDSTLIKGVVCTKNIKHKRMTSQYKNPRLLILGGALEYQKIPNKLASFDTLLHQENDHLRMIISKIEALHPNVLLVEKSVSSYAQDYLLEKEISLVLNVKRSLLERIAQCTGALITPSIDDIPKTRLGHCELFRLEKISEQHEPANQFNKKPVKTLMFFEGCPRRLCCTVLLKGACVEELKKIKHVVQYAVFAAYHLSLETSFLADEGATLPKTTLRHPVTIPDRTTADANSVIPNSLALSNSQAVPFTSVQDDNILGLKPEIEGLESLPGHLYHGLDFPVSYGDSVVGTTSSDAYTDDIGNNVILGSSYQYKDINGITVHSSETKDLSQPELQESLPHDWSQHEDNELINSERIDHNQVSSEYFSSADTHQSILVSFSSYCVLKGTVCERSQLLRIKFYGCFDKPLGRYLRDDLFDQTSSCRTCKETAESHLLCYTHQQGNLTINVRRLPSLKLPGERDGKIWMWHRCLRCAHIDGVPPATRRVVMSDAAWGLSFGKFLELSFSNHATANRVATCGHSLQRDCLRYYGFGSMVAFFRYSAIDILSVHLPPSVLEFNGQVQPEWIRKEATELMGKMETIYAEISDVLDCMEEKNRSFGCEMSGTIELQHHILELKDLLKKERNDYIGFLQPAFVETSEPGQMPVVDVLELNRLRRSLLIGSHVWDRQLYSLDSLLKRTPVSMATDEDVSFAHLQELISDPSGKDVSLDYGHEDHVSESSKFQVPPGNDLPTDKEPNVPPLEPSEDVSHHYSRDDEMHSDKEIVNKTSCKGFSSLKSTLSERIDSAWTGTDQLVVKAQPLGTSHLTEVQARAVKHTSQNDDPPLRRLMSPVRVHSFDSALRFRDRIRKGLPPSSLHLSTLRSFHASGDYRSMVRDPVSSVRRTLSQALPREAQKLDSILNSTPSFVSSASQIADGVRLLLSQTSSNDIVVGVYDSEPTSIISYALSSKDYEDWVADNLNEHQAGWSIHESFKEDSAASIFSPWQSFGSMDLDYIHYGNYGSEDASGSMGNLFADAKRSPHLRISFGDESSNGVGKVRFSVTCYFAKQFDSFRKKCCPSEVDFVRSLSRCQRWSAQGGKSNVYFAKSLDDRFIIKQVTKTELESFQEYAPEYFNYLTDSLNSGSPTCLAKVLGMYQVTVKQLKGGKETKMDLMVMENLFFKRNISRVYDLKGSTRSRYNSDTTGVDKVLLDMNLLESLRTQPIFLGSKAKRSLERAVWNDTSFLASVDVMDYSLLVGVDDERKELVLGIIDFMRQYTWDKHLETWVKASGILGGPKNAAPTIISPKQYKKRFRKAMTAYFLTVPDQWSS
- the LOC103402604 gene encoding uncharacterized protein At1g66480 translates to MGNSLGGKKRAKVMQVNGEAFKLKTPVQAGEVVRDFPGHVLLKSSEVKHFGVRAKPLEPHEQLEPNRLYFLVELPKVDVKKESFQRRVRSGINMSAKDRLESLMLSRRSVSDLSVMKSSASTASIVPEEEANGAVRVRMRLPRAEVEKLMRQSRDDGEAAQQIMDLCMVNTNNVKGNDQGLGLNPQMHWKDGGRLLGSQGIKGRDRIQKRVSFRPANEGEVLTSRDEQRL